TTCTGTCCTGAGTTGCACGATGGCTAAACCAGATGAGCACAAATTCATTTAACGTAGGAATTTAAGATGAGTTAGAAATCCTGTAccggataaaaataaaatatataagtagaagAATCATAGGTTGAATGTGCAGCGATGTTTCATTTGAACTTCTTCGCATTGTGTCCATTTTTTTACATGttctttcacaaaaaaaaaatcccaatgTAGTAAGATCATACTCGAAGATTTATCTTAGTGATATAATGAATATGTTATAAAGTAATAGATTAATCCAAAGTTTAaggacatttaaaaaaaaaaaaaaaacatgtcttACTGGAGAAAGATGCCGTAAAATAGTTACCCCTACTTATAAGATATTTGTGTATGGTCACTATTAAAATATTCGCTTTTGAGTATTCTAATATAAATGTTAGAAATTataaatcgattaaaaataagattagtttatattatataaatggatttcattttataagttaattttacgAAGTAGTATAaagtttaaaatctattttttaagataatataagAGTTATGGATATATAAACCTATCATAAAgagattttttgtttcttagatCTATCGTATCATTATTATCCACTATGCTTTCATATTTTCAGCTCTATTGATAGCTCTCCAAAGGATGCTGATAAGCCAACATATAAATAGATGCAAGAAAACATAAGTAGCACGCTCCTAATGCATCTCATTCAAATTTTGAATGACAGATCCTTTTTGGAATGAATACAAGCttggtaatattttttttgtatgtgacttacttaaattagttaaatgtaTGGAATTGGGTTTTTATTTGTAGAAGTACTCAAACCAAAGGCATCAAATTTTAGAGTTGTCAAACAAGCAACTCAGTTCCAAGATCTATCTTCAATGCTGGTTGTGCAAGTGAAACCTAATTAAGTTTGAGTGATAGTTAAAAAGTATCGTTGATgaataaaatctgatttcataaattttacacgaatgggaatggtggaaaagtTAACGTGTGAAAACTCTTTCCACAATCAAGTTCAATAGAACGAAATATTGCATATTAGGTTTGAATGCTGTGAAACTGTTATGCATCTGGACTTATATGTGCCAAATATTCGACCGTCCCAGTATTACGAAGTTCCCCAACAATTTTCTCAGTAAAAAATTATCCTTGAAATTGATCAGTTTTTAGCTATGGaaagttttttttgttaaatatgatCCTTCGTTTTGTATACTGAACGCGTTACACAATTTAAGTGTCGCAGTTTCTCAATAATATTATCAAGACATTCGACCGTAAGAAATACTGCAAATTACCGGTCCTTGGACTTCGTACACGCTTTGTGCAAAATCGCTTCATCCACTCTCATGTCGCGTCCAACTACTCCGCAGTACTCTTAGTTATGTGCCAATCTTTAATTAAGTATCATAACTGTGATagtaaacacttttttttttcttcgtatACCAGTTTTTCTAGCCAGTCATTTTCCTTCATGCAGCCACGAGTAACTGGGATAAATTTCTTTAATCTAATACTCATATCTTACCATCCCAAAACGCGTTCAGCAATGCGTGTCTAGGATGCAAGGagggagagagaagagaggagGAAGCGTAACAAgccttaaaaaaagaaacacctCCTTCTAGGAAATTATCCTTGCGAGAAACATTTCCTcgaaccttttaaaaaaaaacttgaaccTTCACTATAAACCATATATATTGAACATACCCCATACCGAACTCCGAGATTCACTTAAAAGATTACCTTTAGTGATTGAGTAGCTGATTTTATTGTTGTTCTTGACGTCTTTGTCTTGAAGCCGATGGAATCAAAAAGACAATCCCAAGAGGAGGACAAAAGGGCTGATCAAAAGCGGAGTCGTCAGAATTCACAACTATGGGAAATATTGCGGTAATATTATCTCAACTGATGTGAATTCTTTTAAAGAATTCTgcaacatcaattaaaaattcctttgcatgatattttattgttgttgttagtTACAGTTACTTTATTCATCTGCAGTATTAGAAGGTATCTGCCTCTCATTTGGAATGAGCCCTATTTGGAAGATTTTATTCGAAATACGGTAagaatattatcaatttttctttgtAAGGGTGTGGTATGTTGTTAACGACAACAACTGTCACTGATTCATGTCGTTATTCCTTTACCAGACCCGAGAGGTGGTTGAACTCCAACTACCAAGGTTTGTTTCTCTTTTTGTCTTGATATTAATTGTTTGTCGGTCCTTCGTTATatcaaaagaaacatttatttgCGTGCTTTAATTATGATTGGTACGTCTTTTAAATTTGTTGCAGACTAACAAGTAGTATTCAGACTGAAATATCTGGAGGCCACAGATTCTTGAAGCTGGTTTTTAGGAATGAATTGCCTGATACAATTTATACTATGTCCAAGTTGAAAGCTAGAGACAACAATCCTCTTGAGGTCGTTCTTTTCGATACTAAATCTCAGTCTATAGTCTCTGATGAGAATGATCCACTGTCTTCGATCAAGGTAGAGATTTGCGCCCTTGATGGTGAGTTTGGTTCAGATGGCAGTGAAAATTGGAGCAAAGATGAATTCAAATCCAAAATCTTAAGTCCAAGAAGCAATAAAGGGCAGTTACTGAAAGGAGACACGGTTTTTGCGCTTAAAAATGGAGTAGGTTTTATCCACAATGAATTCACTGACAACTCATCTTGGATAAGAACAGGACGTTTCAGATTAGGAGCGATAGTTGCGAAATCAAATATGAATGACGCATTAATCATCAAGGAAGGTATAAGTAAACCTTTTAGAGTCAGGGACTACAGAAGTGAGTGTAAGTATTCACCCTTGTGTCACACTTCTTTCGTTTCTTACTTTTTCTGCAAATCATGCCGGAATTATATGTTAACTTTAACTATTCCAGCTTTTAGATTACTCATTCATTAGGGTTTAAATGTTCATTAATGGGATCTTGTGTAATCCCAGATTAACTTCGAATTTATTCACTgtaaatattattcattttaagatataattaattcGTGCGACTCGATGGTGGTTTGGTCATTGCAGTGAACAAGACAAAGAATCCATCCCTCAGTGATGAAATATGGCATTTGAAACATATATcaaaaaaagggaaaattttTGAGCAGCTTTCTAAGGACGGGATACTCACTGTTGGGGATTTTTTGAAGGAGCATGAAACCAATCCATTATCTTTGGAAGAGGTATTAAGGGAGAAAGCACTTCTAGAAtagaaaagttaaaacaaaaagataatatatattgtatggtaaaattagtttaaataaattaaaaataaaaaccccaGAAGAGAACATATTGGAATCGTTTATACATAGACAAAATTATTTCAGTCATCTTTCTTTTCGAGTCAGCGTAGTTTAATTTGAATGTATGTTTATACGACTTGGTGTGCAAAATTTCATCTGCTGAATCTTTTGTTGTACAAGCGTAGAAACTCAGCAAGATTTCCTCCAAAAGACAACGGGAAGAAATATATAAGCAGGCTAAGAAAGCAAAGCATGCTGAGACTGGTGTTGCTGAAACCATATTATTTGAAGGACAAAATTATCTGTCAGAGAATAATACTTTCAACTCCGATCAGATGGTACATATCTGCATATCgtgttctttctctttctttttgtgGTTATCATCTTTCTCTATCACTCAAAAGGTTATAcaactttttttgtttctctctccgtcattttactttttttttttcgtatacTTTCTAGTTTTTGTCTTTTGAATCGGACAGGTTGATTGCATAAGAGAATCCAATATCCGAATTTAAAAATGGCGATTTGTTCATAATGGTTGGTTCAACAATTCCACGTATAACTGTTTGGAGTGAATTCACTGCTTCACAATctcttttctatatataaaataaatatttaatcttattgCTTCATCTCTTGATTcgaatatatattatcataacaAACCTAGCAGTGTATAGCTCTTAATGGAATGATCTTCTCTCGGTGGCAGCAGGCATGTCAAAGTTCGAGGAGTCTGATGCAGGTTGAGCTGATAAATGGTGCTCCAGATCAAGATGTTCAACGGGTTGCTCAGCAAGGTATAAGTCCATCTGTCAATTTTCATGGAACAATTTAAAAGGGGATGTGTTTTACttcaatacatttatttttcgTTTCAGAAGAAAGTCTTTGCCGAAGGGGCATAGAAGACTGGTTTGATGAATTATCACAGAATGATGAACTTGATCTACTCATATATCCTTTGCTCCCTCCAAGTAATAATGATGAAGCAGAACCTGACAAAAACCGTGCTTTGTATTCGTCAAACAAAGGGAAAAGCAAGATGATGTAAGTGCTTTCAAATGGGACATTCTGCATGCAGCTAAGGCCAAAGCTTTCTCGCCGCCATTGTTGACTATAACTCTATTTCAAGGACAATACTCAAATATAGTATATCTGTTAATTCATTGATTTGATTTCTACTTATAGTTGCAATTGGTCAGCCACTTTAACCTAGAGAGTTTTAATATTAATGTGGAGTTTTTAAGAGtattccttttcattttttaagtaaaaatctGTTCCATTCTTTGCTTTAACAGTAACGCACAACTCTGTAATAAAAATATGGCAAATTGTATATGCTGGGTTTAAAGTATACCATTTCCTGATAAAATCTATTTCGACTTTAATGTGGCTTTAAATTTTGTGACTTTATATTTTTGGgcaattttataacatttaattttaaatatgttatgaaattaatttagaatcaaattaaataaatcaatttatgtATGGTTCCTCTTGTTAAGCCAACTTAGCTCTCTTAATTcaacaatataatattattacttttataagtAGTTGCATGACACTAAAAAGTGATCCTATCTATATATGAATGTAACCTTTTATTTAGCAAAGAGTAGTTTTTCTTAACAGTGTGATactgttgaattaatttagaGTTTTCAATTGTTGGGAGTGCTTCatattttgaaaggtttaatagtcaattttgtcTCCAGTTaataaatctcaatttagttcctcgttttaaaaatgattataaaataatatctcttctgCCAAATCATCAAGCGTTTAACGTTGTTTGTCTCTGTTTGACCaaagggactaatttgactcaaaattttgaaagtaagaacccatttcaatcacttttaaaacgagagactaaattgagatttgtcaacaAAACTGGAgacaaaattgattattaaacctattttgAAACGtgtctaaaatataatatacctCATTTTACCAACTAGACTTATgagattaaattaagtttaatttcaCCTTTACAcactataaatttatattttatttggatgGAAAAATCTAATAggataattcattttttttaaatcatttaagttttttttttaagaaaaaaatatgttatttagataaagaaattaaaagtttagaattttattaaagtaatttgattgttttaaaattagaaatatgtcaattttattcaaaagataCGAATTcgaaatttttcatatttttaaattcatactttacttttcattttttttttcttcggatggattttgattttggatgTTATCAActtgattaaaatcaaaatatcatcaggatactaattttttttattgatgtagtCTTTAGATTTGTTTTATcgatgataataaaaattatattgtgaccaatattatttttttcttgatattagttaaatttttcTCGAATTAATTTGAGAGAGACTATTTTATTGTTGATtggtattatatttttattcaattgtgtctattgtaaaaagaaaaagttatatcagcaatgattttttatgatcaactcatatattattttttgtcaatagtctgttaattttttgtttctaatgttaattgaaatttttttgtcaatattaGCTAGGACTGCTATTTTCGAAATGTTtcagtaacaaaatttaaaattcacatttGTTCTCTGGAATTAGGATTgcttaaataaatgtttttcttttaatttcctgttgtgaaaagaaaaaagaaggggaaataaaattatattatggaaaatgttattttaacacttgacaccattttgatactgcacatgtgtcaaaatgtgattggacgatttcaaattaaaaaaacaaactttggtctttttctttcaaatataccactgtctcaacttttttaatttgaaattgtccaatcactttttgacacgtgtgcagtatcaaaatggtgttaaaatatcattttctttatattattttaatagatgaTGAAAACGCGAGGATGGTGACTCCCACGTCATTTTTGTGCCATCTCCAAGCTGGTGAGTTTTGGGGGAAAGCGAGTTAGCATATGCAATTTTCTCCCTTTCACTTTCCATGTCATTGCACA
The sequence above is drawn from the Vigna radiata var. radiata cultivar VC1973A chromosome 3, Vradiata_ver6, whole genome shotgun sequence genome and encodes:
- the LOC106757518 gene encoding protein SAR DEFICIENT 1 isoform X1, whose protein sequence is MESKRQSQEEDKRADQKRSRQNSQLWEILRIRRYLPLIWNEPYLEDFIRNTTREVVELQLPRLTSSIQTEISGGHRFLKLVFRNELPDTIYTMSKLKARDNNPLEVVLFDTKSQSIVSDENDPLSSIKVEICALDGEFGSDGSENWSKDEFKSKILSPRSNKGQLLKGDTVFALKNGVGFIHNEFTDNSSWIRTGRFRLGAIVAKSNMNDALIIKEGISKPFRVRDYRSELNKTKNPSLSDEIWHLKHISKKGKIFEQLSKDGILTVGDFLKEHETNPLSLEEKLSKISSKRQREEIYKQAKKAKHAETGVAETILFEGQNYLSENNTFNSDQMQACQSSRSLMQVELINGAPDQDVQRVAQQEESLCRRGIEDWFDELSQNDELDLLIYPLLPPSNNDEAEPDKNRALYSSNKGKSKMM
- the LOC106757518 gene encoding protein SAR DEFICIENT 1 isoform X2, whose protein sequence is MESKRQSQEEDKRADQKRSRQNSQLWEILRIRRYLPLIWNEPYLEDFIRNTTREVVELQLPRLTSSIQTEISGGHRFLKLVFRNELPDTIYTMSKLKARDNNPLEVVLFDTKSQSIVSDENDPLSSIKVEICALDGEFGSDGSENWSKDEFKSKILSPRSNKGQLLKGDTVFALKNGVGFIHNEFTDNSSWIRTGRFRLGAIVAKSNMNDALIIKEGISKPFRVRDYRSELNKTKNPSLSDEIWHLKHISKKGKIFEQLSKDGILTVGDFLKEHETNPLSLEEKLSKISSKRQREEIYKQAKKAKHAETGVAETILFEGQNYLSENNTFNSDQMACQSSRSLMQVELINGAPDQDVQRVAQQEESLCRRGIEDWFDELSQNDELDLLIYPLLPPSNNDEAEPDKNRALYSSNKGKSKMM